One stretch of Acanthochromis polyacanthus isolate Apoly-LR-REF ecotype Palm Island chromosome 16, KAUST_Apoly_ChrSc, whole genome shotgun sequence DNA includes these proteins:
- the LOC110952192 gene encoding vesicular inhibitory amino acid transporter-like produces the protein MGSFRWVRNAGQPWSAVGSLWGWAASRLHLDWTTRIFQEDEEMRILTQSDELNRTYCEDSRLPLNNMTSTNNLCFDDTRRTSSTDNSLVLTHKDDAQDPDMTASTSTLWQERPAFKETRTTVISSGTKTITITSAVSTEDSLWFENNGSYDTEGKSSETKAGRMGSKENLNFSQNQGNRIRSYRLAALQQTLSEDEEEKLDGDRAVEETSGLCGSFKKERASISSATAGQSSNTSSTGLNPYPTITAWEASWNVTNAIQGIFVLGLPFALVQSGYVGLVLLVLSAWICNHTGRTLVACLYEEERSGGLVSKIRVRRTYLDIMEACCKGLWPNWSGVGGWMVNIAQVIELLMTCTLYLLVSTSLLSDSLSALAVPRSVCSLVSLVFLLPCLLLTDLRPVSTLSLLCSLAHILISLLVMLYCLSRASSWSWSSLSLSVDPENFIVSVGVIIFSYTSQIFLPPLEGSMEDRGQFNSMLGWTHGAACIMKTMFSLLAVLTWGTETSEVITDNLPSDLRPLVNLCLLAKALLSYPLPFYSAAEILQTCVLRDAAVSSYSKHGGRGVSRPALVVRGALLLTSYLLALLVPRFSLLMGLTGSVTGAAMTLILPCLFHLRLQWGCLTVKDRLIDVGILGLGVICSVSGVICSIKRLVETL, from the exons ATGGGCTCTTTTCGCTGGGTTCGAAACGCTGGGCAGCCCTGGAGTGCTGTTGGGTCTCTGTGGGGATGGGCAGCGTCAAGGCTGCATCTGGACTGGACAACAAG AATCTTTCAAGAAGATGAGGAGATGCGGATTCTGACTCAGAGTGATGAGTTGAACCGGACCTACTGTGAGGACAGCAGACTGCCCCTTAACAATATGACAAGCACAAATAATCTGTGCTTTGATGACACAAGAAGAACATCCTCAACAGACAACAGCTTGGTTCTAACTCACAAAGATGATGCACAGGATCCTGACATGACAGCATCCACTAGCACTTTATGGCAGGAGAGACCGGCTTTTAAAGAAACCAGAACTACTGTCATCTCCTCTGGAACCAAGACCATCACCATCACTTCAGCTGTTTCCACTGAAGATTCCCTTTGGTTTGAAAACAACGGAAGTTATGACACAGAAGGAAAATCTTCTGAGACGAAAGCTGGAAGGATGGGAAGTAAGGAAAACTTAAATTTCAGCCAGAATCAGGGGAACAGGATACGGTCCTACAGACTGGCTGCGCTACAACAGACACTTtctgaagatgaagaggagaagCTTGATGGAGACAGAGCTGTGGAGGAGACATCTGGACTGTGTGGAAgctttaaaaaagagagagccAGCATCAGTTCAGCTACTGCAGGTCAGAGCTCCAATACCAGCAGCACAGGTCTGAATCCTTATCCCACCATCACCGCCTGGGAAGCCAGCTGGAATGTCACAAACGCTATACAG GGAATCTTTGTACTGGGTTTGCCTTTTGCTCTGGTCCAGTCAGGTTATGTGGGTCTGGTACTGCTGGTTCTGTCAGCCTGGATCTGCAACCACACAGGAAGGACCCTGGTGGCCTGTTTATATGAAGAGGAGCGAAG TGGAGGATTAGTGTCAAAGATCAGAGTACGACGCACCTACCTGGACATTATGGAGGCCTGCTGCAAAGGACTGTGGCCAAACTGGTCTGGAGTGGGAGGATGGATGGTTAATATAGCTCAG gtCATTGAACTGCTGATGACCTGTACTTTGTATCTTCTCGTCTCCACCAGTCTGTTGTCTGACAGTCTCTCAGCGTTGGCTGTTCCGAGATCAGTGTGTTCACTGGTGTCTCTGGTGTTCCTTCTGCCCTGCTTGCTGCTGACTGATCTCAGACCAGTCTCCACTCTCagtctgctctgctctctggCTCACATACTGATCAG CTTGTTGGTCATGCTGTACTGTTTGAGTCGAGCCAGCAGCTGGTCTTGGTCTTCGCTGTCCCTGTCTGTGGATCCAGAGAACTTCATTGTCTCAGTGGGAGTCATCATCTTCTCCTACACCTCACAGATCTTCCTGCCTCCTCTAGAGGGCAGTATGGAGGACAGAGGGCAGTTCAACAGCATGCTGGGGTGGACCCATGGGGCAGCCTGCATCATGAAAACTATGTTTTCTTTGCTG GCGGTGTTGACCTGGGGGACAGAGACCAGCGAAGTCATCACTGACAACCTTCCCTCTGACCTGCGTCCTCTGGTCAACCTGTGTCTGTTGGCTAAAGCCCTTCTTTCCTACCCTCTACCATTCTACTCTGCTGCTGAAATACTGCAGACCTGTGTGCTTAGAG ATGCTGCTGTCTCATCTTACTCCAAGCATGGAGGCCGAGGTGTGTCTCGTCCAGCTCTGGTTGTCCGCGGCGCCCTGTTGCTAACATCATACCTGCTGGCTCTACTGGTGCCCAGGTTCTCCCTGTTGATGGGTTTGACAGGCAGTGTGACCGGGGCAGCAATGACACTCATACTGCCATGTTTATTTCACCTTAGACTGCAATGGGGATGCCTCACCGTGAAGGACCGGTTGATAGATGTGGGTATATTGGGTCTGGGAGTCATCTGTAGTGTGTCTGGTGTGATTTGTTCGATAAAAAGGCTGGTGGAGACACTGTAG
- the LOC127537707 gene encoding uncharacterized protein LOC127537707: MKTLFERKNILKEHKRCFKCCSPNHLAKDCQTILKCTECESDRHCFAMHPDSAHLSAPSPTTEPDAEPQDSRALEVTSRCTKVCSEGSPSRSCSKVCLVRVFPRGQSERSVKMYVILDDQSNRSLARSEFFQLFGVEGNLSPYMMKTCAGTTEMTGRKAVGFQIEAINGGMCMDLPPLIECNEIMNNRSEIPTPEVALAHAHLKHIAPNIPELDPNAQMMILLGRDMIRVHKVRQQVNGPHNAPFAQRLDLGWVIVGEVCIDSAHKPIVSAFKTHILQNGRPSLLTPCHNSIDVKEKPSYGGEQRSGHFRCTSKPFSAEDKLGLKVFERTENDNKCAMSFEDEMFLKIMEKEVHQDEMNSWIAPLPFRSPRLSLPDNREQALSRLSSLRRTLTKNPEMKQQFSAFMEKLFENQHAEPAPPIQEQRECWYLPIFGVYHPQKPAQIRVVFDSSAQQQGVSLNSVLLTGPDLNNTLLGVLLRFRKDLIAVTADIQQMFYGFLVRDDHRDYLRFLWHKDNNLSKEVEEYRMRVHVFGNSPSPAVAIYCLRRAAQQGETKFGADTRQFVERHFYVDDGLISLPTESAAIDLLKRTCASLAESNLKLHKIASNSLAVMQAFEPEELASGIKDLGLDDETLPTQRSLGLCWDLNTDTFTFKVAVANKPYTRRGVLSIINSIFDPLGLAAPVTVRGKLLLRELAGGIQDWDALLPDDRLSTWEAWKSSLQELSSLNIPRCYVPMSLSRSSYTELCLFSDASNWAIGAVAYLRAVTEDGRCEVGFVLGKAKLAPQPEPTIPRLELCGAVLAVEMAELILDELDHKPDAVKFYCDSRVVLGYIGNDSKRFFVYVHNRVHRIRQTTSPEQWHYVPSEQNPADLATRSVSASQLMDTRWFKGPDFLYKPPEPEVHALFELVDPEKDVEVRPQVTAFATCVKTRRLTSERFQRFSTWDSLLRAVAFLIHQARSHRPADSTDPLHHTCKGWHRCSRPRTPGELAAAKKLILETVQRDTYPEEYAALQAKREVSTSSEILNLDPYMNDGLLRVGGRLRHASLESEVKNPIILSKHSHVTRLLVRHYHMAVKHQGRQFTEGAIRAAGLWIVSGKRLVSSILHHCITCRKLRGKVEVQKMADLPPERLDTSPPFSYVGLDVFGPWAVVTRRTRGGAAHSKRWAILFTCMNTRGVHIEVIESLDTDSCINALRRFFAIRGSAKQLRSDRGTNFIAASLELGMGQPDEKQTSILKYLHSNGCTWKFNPPHASHMGGVWERMIGVTRRILDSMLLQNKHTHLTHDVLCTLMAEISAIINARPLVPVSSDSSSPFLLSPAMILTQKPSLPAPPVNFAEKDLLRAQWRQVQVLANVFWSRWRNEYINTLHSRRKWHKTHRNLQPGDIVMLKQGQAPRNEWPMAVVTSTFPSSDGKVRKVEVRTSSKGTSKTYLRPISDVIILLEKD; this comes from the coding sequence ATGAAAACACTGTTTGAAcgaaaaaacatcttaaaagaGCACAAGCGGTGCTTTAAGTGCTGCTCTCCAAACCACCTTGCTAAAGACTGTCAGACTATTCTGAAATGTACTGAGTGTGAGAGTGACAGACACTGTTTTGCAATGCATCCAGACTCAGCCCATCTCTCTGCTCCATCACCCACAACTGAGCCAGATGCAGAACCTCAAGACAGCCGTGCACTTGAGGTGACGTCAAGGTGCACTAAAGTCTGCAGTGAAGGCAGCCCTTCTCGGTCATGTTCAAAGGTGTGTTTAGTACGAGTCTTTCCTCGAGGTCAGTCAGAGCGCTCTGTAAAAATGTATGTCATCCTTGATGATCAGAGCAACCGTTCACTTGCTCGCTCTGAATTTTTCCAACTGTTCGGGGTTGAAGGCAACCTGTCGCCATACATGATGAAAACATGTGCAGGTACGACAGAGATGACAGGAAGGAAAGCAGTGGGCTTTCAAATTGAAGCAATAAATGGAGGCATGTGCATGGATCTCCCACCTCTCATCGAGTGCAATGAAATAATGAACAACAGATCCGAAATACCGACACCAGAGGTCGCCCTTGCTCATGCCCACTTAAAACATATTGCTCCCAACATTCCAGAGCTAGATCCTAATGCTCAGATGATGATTCTACTGGGGAGAGACATGATACGAGTGCACAAGGTGAGACAGCAAGTAAATGGACCTCATAATGCACCCTTTGCTCAGCGCCTGGACTTGGGCTGGGTGATTGTGGGTGAAGTGTGCATCGACAGTGCTCATAAACCCATTGTAAGTGCCTTCAAGACTCACATCTTACAGAACGGACGTCCATCTCTCCTCACTCCTTGCCACAACAGcattgatgtaaaagaaaaaccaagCTACGGCGGGGAGCAAAGGAGTGGCCATTTTAGATGCACATCAAAGCCCTTCTCAGCAGAAGACAAACTTGGGCTCAAGGTGTTTGAACGTACAGAGAACGACAACAAGTGTGCTATGTCCTTTGAGGATGAGATGTTTCTAAAAATCATGGAGAAAGAAGTCCATCAGGATGAAATGAACAGTTGGATTGCTCCCTTGCCGTTCAGGTCGCCTCGTCTCTCACTCCCAGATAACAGAGAACAGGCTTTGTCTCGCCTCAGCTCTTTAAGACGCACCCTCACCAAAAATCCTGAAATGAAACAGCAGTTCTCTGCCTTCATGGAAAAGCTGTTTGAGAACCAGCATGCAGAGCCTGCACCACCAATCCAGGAGCAACGTGAATGCTGGTACTTGCCCATCTTCGGTGTATATCACCCCCAGAAGCCAGCACAGATACGAGTCGTGTTCGACTCAAGCGCCCAGCAACAAGGAGTCTCCCTCAACTCAGTCCTGTTGACCGGGCCTGACCTCAATAACACTCTCCTGGGCGTCTTGCTACGGTTCAGAAAAGACCTCATTGCAGTCACTGCTGATATTCAACAAATGTTTTATGGATTCCTAGTGAGAGACGACCACAGAGACTATCTGAGATTCCTATGGCACAAGGATAACAACCTGTCGAAAGAGGTGGAAGAGTATCGCATGCGTGTGCATGTATTTGGAAACAGCCCGTCTCCAGCGGTCGCTATATATTGTCTCCGGAGAGCAGCTCAGCAAGGTgagacaaagtttggagcagaCACCAGACAGTTTGTTGAGAGACACTTCTATGTGGATGACGGACTGATATCGCTTCCCACAGAGTCTGCAGCTATAGACTTGCTGAAGCGTACTTGTGCATCACTTGCTGAGTCGAACCTGAAACTCCACAAAATTGCTTCAAACAGCCTCGCTGTGATGCAGGCCTTTGAACCTGAGGAACTGGCTTCTGGAATCAAAGATTTGGGTCTTGATGATGAAACCCTGCCGACCCAAAGGAGCTTAGGATTGTGCTGGGATTTAAACACAGACACCTTCACATTCAAAGTAGCTGTTGCTAACAAGCCATACACTCGCCGTGGAGTACTCTCCATCAttaacagcatatttgaccctCTAGGACTGGCGGCACCGGTGACAGTTAGGGGCAAATTATTGTTGAGAGAGCTGGCTGGTGGAATTCAGGATTGGGATGCCCTTCTTCCCGATGACAGACTGAGTACATGGGAGGCATGGAAATCATCGCTCCAAGAGCTGAGCAGCCTTAACATACCTCGCTGTTACGTACCAATGTCGCTCTCAAGATCCTCATACACCGAACTGTGTCTCTTCTCTGACGCCTCAAACTGGGCCATAGGGGCAGTGGCTTATCTCCGAGCTGTCACCGAAGATGGTCGCTGTGAAGTTGGATTTGTACTAGGGAAAGCAAAGCTAGCACCACAGCCTGAACCCACAATTCCCCGACTTGAGCTATGTGGGGCTGTTCTGGCAGTTGAGATGGCAGAGCTGATCTTAGACGAACTGGACCACAAACCAGACGCAGTGAAGTTCTACTGCGACAGCAGAGTGGTCCTTGGATACATCGGTAATGACTCGAAACGTTTCTTTGTGTATGTGCATAATCGAGTGCACCGCATACGCCAGACAACGTCCCCAGAACAGTGGCACTATGTCCCTTCAGAACAGAACCCAGCAGATCTGGCGACGAGATCTGTCTCCGCATCACAGCTTATGGACACAAGGTGGTTCAAGGGACCTGACTTTCTCTACAAGCCTCCTGAGCCTGAAGTCCATGCACTTTTTGAACTGGTAGATCCTGAAAAGGATGTAGAAGTCAGACCGCAAGTGACTGCCTTTGCTACCTGTGTTAAAACCAGGAGACTCACCTCTGAACGTTTTCAGCGTTTCTCCACGTGGGACTCCTTGTTAAGAGCTGTCGCCTTCTTAATTCACCAAGCACGTTCTCACAGGCCTGCAGACTCCACCGACCCATTACACCACACATGCAAGGGATGGCATCGATGCAGCAGGCCTCGTACACCTGGAGAGCTTGCAGCTGCTAAGAAACTTATACTTGAAACTGTTCAGAGAGACACATATCCGGAAGAGTATGCTGCTCTTCAAGCAAAAAGGGAAGTTTCTACTTCAAGTGAAATCCTGAACCTTGACCCCTACATGAATGATGGTCTGTTGCGTGTTGGGGGACGACTTAGACATGCTTCACTTGAATCAGAGGTAAAGAACCCAATCATCCTCTCAAAGCACAGTCACGTAACCAGACTGCTAGTAAGGCATTATCATATGGCAGTGAAACATCAGGGACGACAGTTCACAGAGGGGGCCATTAGGGCAGCTGGTCTGTGGATTGTTTCTGGAAAGAGGCTGGTTAGTTCTATTCTTCATCACTGCATAACATGTCGCAAGCTCAGAGGGAAGGTAGAGGTACAGAAGATGGCAGACCTGCCTCCAGAGAGACTCGACACATCCCCACCTTTCTCTTATGTAGGACTTGATGTGTTTGGACCGTGGGCAGTAGTCACTCGTCGCACACGAGGGGGTGCGGCTCACAGCAAACGATGGGCCATTCTGTTCACATGTATGAATACCAGAGGTGTCCATATTGAAGTCATTGAATCGTTGGATACTGACAGTTGCATAAATGCACTGAGGAGATTCTTTGCAATTAGAGGCTCAGCAAAACAGCTCAGGTCAGACAGGGGCACTAATTTCATTGCAGCTAGTTTGGAACTGGGCATGGGACAGCCTGACGAAAAACAAACCAGCATCCTGAAGTATCTCCATAGCAACGGCTGCACATGGAAGTTCAACCCACCACACGCTTCCCACATGGGGGGAGTGTGGGAGAGGATGATTGGAGTGACACGCCGAATATTGGATTCCATGCTTTtgcagaacaaacacactcatcTGACACATGATGTGCTGTGTACCTTAATGGCAGAGATATCAGCAATAATCAATGCACGGCCCTTGGTTCCTGTCTCATCGGACTCTTCCTCACCGTTTCTGCTTTCCCCTGCCATGATCTTGACCCAAAAGCCAAGCTTGCCTGCTCCACCTGTAAACTTTGCTGAAAAAGATCTCCTGAGAGCCCAGTGGAGACAAGTACAAGTGCTTGCTAATGTATTCTGGAGCCGCTGGAGGAACGAGTACATTAATACTCTGCACTCAAGACGCAAGTGGCATAAAACGCATCGCAACCTGCAACCTGGAGACATTGTGATGTTAAAACAAGGCCAAGCTCCTAGGAATGAGTGGCCTATGGCTGTTGTCACATCTACCTTTCCAAGTAGTGATGGCAAGGTTCGCAAGGTCGAGGTACGGACATCATCTAAGGGAACATCAAAGACTTACCTGCGACCCATCTCTGATGTCATCATCCTCCTTGAAAAGGACTAA